One stretch of Corynebacterium auriscanis DNA includes these proteins:
- a CDS encoding L-serine ammonia-lyase, producing MTVSVFDLFQIGVGPSSSHTVGPMRAGLTFATELRKQWLATEDGSVATADPFPALEPVTEGKIAGVVTPVTSEESPVGRAISVILYGSLAATGLGHGTLDACLLGLDGCDPATVDPDYMATRIKQIREARTIYLAGDENLPVTCGFEDIILRPAVRRTIHTNAVTFVGIPEDRDNCFKQTYYSIGGGFIRTEEETPTLGEITGDWVFGSGEKLISLAEAAGVSFGTVQRQCERSRYSDEQIDRQLDEIAQAMQDCTKRGISSDGLLPGNLHVRRRAKRWYDQLQEEDPNRTAEFSEDWVNLVALAVNEENAAGGRVVTAPTNGAAGIIPAVMFYAREFTASGKADPQETARRFLLAAGAVGSLYKERASISGAEVGCQGEVGSAASMAAAGLTEVLGGTPRQVANAAEIAMEHSLGLTCDPIGGLVQIPCIERNAISAGKAINAAKMALRGDGEHHVTLDEVIETMRQTGADMSSKYKETAGGGLAVNVAVNVPEC from the coding sequence ATGACTGTCAGCGTTTTTGATCTCTTCCAGATCGGGGTGGGGCCTTCTTCGTCTCACACGGTGGGCCCGATGCGCGCCGGGTTGACTTTCGCTACTGAGCTGCGCAAACAATGGTTAGCTACCGAAGATGGGAGCGTGGCCACGGCCGACCCATTCCCCGCCTTGGAACCTGTCACAGAGGGGAAGATCGCAGGAGTGGTCACCCCGGTAACCTCCGAGGAAAGCCCAGTGGGCCGGGCGATCTCGGTCATCCTCTATGGATCGCTGGCTGCCACTGGCTTGGGTCACGGTACGTTGGATGCGTGTTTGTTGGGCTTGGATGGTTGCGATCCAGCCACGGTGGATCCCGATTACATGGCCACGCGCATCAAGCAGATCCGTGAAGCTCGCACCATCTACCTCGCGGGGGATGAAAACCTACCCGTGACCTGTGGTTTTGAAGATATCATTCTGCGTCCTGCCGTCCGCCGTACTATCCATACGAATGCGGTGACATTCGTGGGCATTCCGGAGGATCGCGACAACTGCTTCAAACAAACCTATTACTCCATCGGCGGGGGATTTATTCGCACGGAGGAAGAAACCCCCACTCTCGGGGAAATCACGGGAGACTGGGTGTTTGGATCTGGCGAAAAGCTCATTTCCTTAGCGGAAGCAGCGGGTGTTTCCTTTGGCACGGTGCAGCGACAGTGCGAGCGCTCGCGCTATAGCGATGAACAGATTGATCGTCAGTTGGATGAAATTGCCCAGGCTATGCAGGATTGCACTAAACGTGGGATCTCTTCTGACGGCTTGTTGCCGGGTAATTTACATGTTCGACGCCGCGCTAAGCGCTGGTACGACCAGCTACAGGAGGAAGATCCAAACCGGACTGCGGAGTTCTCGGAGGACTGGGTAAACCTCGTTGCTCTTGCCGTTAACGAGGAGAACGCGGCCGGTGGGCGCGTGGTGACTGCACCCACGAATGGCGCGGCGGGCATTATCCCTGCCGTGATGTTCTACGCACGGGAGTTTACGGCCTCGGGCAAGGCAGACCCGCAGGAGACTGCCCGCAGGTTTTTGCTGGCGGCCGGTGCCGTGGGATCTTTGTACAAGGAACGCGCCAGCATTTCGGGTGCCGAAGTGGGGTGCCAAGGGGAGGTCGGTTCGGCTGCGTCCATGGCCGCTGCCGGATTGACCGAGGTGCTGGGTGGAACCCCTCGTCAGGTTGCGAACGCCGCGGAGATTGCGATGGAGCACTCCCTGGGCTTAACCTGCGACCCGATCGGTGGATTGGTGCAGATTCCTTGTATCGAGCGCAACGCAATCAGCGCCGGTAAAGCCATTAACGCTGCGAAGATGGCGTTGCGTGGCGACGGAGAGCATCACGTCACCTTGGATGAGGTCATCGAGACCATGCGCCAAACGGGTGCTGATATGTCGTCGAAGTACAAGGAGACCGCGGGCGGGGGATTGGCAGTAAACGTGGCGGTGAACGTGCCTGAGTGCTAG
- a CDS encoding enoyl-CoA hydratase/isomerase family protein, with protein sequence MSTADVITTRVEGNTAIVEMDRPRALNALDHTMILALHEAFSQYESDDSVGQYIICSSSPRAFCAGGDVRWVREQDLANNHAAGDRYFADEYDLNYRLANFPKPVAAVMEGYVMGGGMGISMHGSHRIATPTTVAAMPEMNIGFVPDVGISHVLTHMKAQNPVAMGVFAGTTGWRMNAADMMETGLATNLIAQPEAFFEDVRNQGFLEALDAHSVSPESLDLEPSGMITYADWISDVFSGDSWQEIERRLGRFTTSDADLDDFVKHVKYQLESCNPTSLVACVEMFRRAAEVDLRTALDNELAVGSALRREPNFAEGVRAVLIDKDRTPKFRPDNAAEVDVEKWRALLK encoded by the coding sequence ATGAGTACCGCTGATGTCATCACTACCCGGGTGGAAGGCAACACCGCGATCGTTGAAATGGACCGACCGCGGGCGCTGAATGCGCTGGATCACACGATGATCCTGGCGCTCCACGAAGCTTTTAGCCAGTATGAATCCGACGATTCGGTCGGTCAATACATCATTTGCTCCTCATCGCCTCGCGCGTTTTGCGCGGGCGGTGACGTGCGTTGGGTTCGGGAGCAAGACTTAGCGAATAACCACGCCGCGGGTGACCGCTACTTCGCTGATGAGTACGACCTCAACTACCGCTTGGCGAATTTCCCTAAGCCCGTCGCTGCGGTGATGGAGGGTTATGTAATGGGCGGTGGCATGGGTATCTCCATGCACGGCTCCCATCGGATCGCCACGCCCACAACGGTGGCAGCGATGCCGGAAATGAATATTGGTTTTGTTCCTGATGTGGGAATCAGCCACGTTTTAACCCACATGAAAGCCCAGAACCCTGTGGCCATGGGAGTATTCGCAGGTACAACGGGGTGGCGCATGAACGCCGCCGACATGATGGAAACGGGCCTTGCCACCAACCTGATTGCTCAGCCCGAGGCGTTTTTTGAGGACGTTCGCAACCAGGGCTTCCTCGAGGCACTCGATGCGCATTCTGTGAGCCCGGAATCGCTGGATCTGGAACCCTCCGGCATGATCACGTACGCCGATTGGATTTCCGACGTGTTCTCGGGTGACTCGTGGCAGGAGATCGAACGGCGGTTGGGGCGTTTTACTACGTCCGACGCCGACCTGGACGACTTCGTTAAACATGTGAAATACCAGTTGGAGAGCTGTAACCCGACTAGCCTGGTTGCCTGCGTGGAAATGTTCCGCCGTGCCGCTGAGGTGGATTTGCGAACGGCTTTGGACAATGAGCTCGCCGTCGGTAGCGCCCTGCGCCGCGAACCGAACTTCGCC
- the ppk2 gene encoding polyphosphate kinase 2 has product MSSSLPKLDKKAYEDQLEKLQAELVEMQQWVVETGARIVIVMEGRDAAGKGSAIKRITQYLNPRVCRVEALPAPNSREQGQWYFQRYIEKLPTAGEIVIFDRSWYNRAGVERVMGFCTTHEYRRFLHQAPIFERLLVEDGILLRKYWFSVSDEEQVRRFKSRQSDPMRQWKLSPMDLQSITRWEDYSRAKDEMFVHTDIPSAPWYTVESEDKKRSRINVITHLLSTIPWEYVEKNIPKIPERPESTSNYERPPRTQFRYVPDAAAELEKDRVKAREDAAAGVKKAEKKADDHVKPVKESKKKSDKKAKKPTKKSAKKASKKSAKKSGGK; this is encoded by the coding sequence ATGAGTTCCTCCCTACCGAAACTGGATAAGAAAGCCTACGAAGACCAGCTGGAGAAGCTGCAGGCTGAACTAGTCGAGATGCAGCAGTGGGTCGTGGAGACCGGCGCGCGCATCGTGATCGTGATGGAGGGACGTGACGCGGCCGGTAAGGGCTCCGCGATTAAGCGCATCACTCAATACCTCAACCCCCGCGTGTGCCGCGTGGAGGCTCTACCCGCGCCGAACTCCCGGGAACAAGGACAGTGGTACTTCCAGCGCTACATCGAAAAGCTGCCGACCGCTGGCGAGATCGTGATCTTCGACCGCTCCTGGTACAACCGCGCAGGCGTAGAGCGTGTGATGGGTTTTTGCACCACCCACGAATACCGTCGCTTCCTGCACCAAGCTCCCATTTTCGAGCGCCTGCTGGTAGAAGACGGCATTCTGCTGCGCAAGTACTGGTTCAGTGTGTCCGATGAGGAGCAGGTGCGCCGCTTCAAGTCCCGCCAGTCGGACCCGATGCGCCAATGGAAGCTGTCCCCAATGGACCTGCAATCCATCACACGCTGGGAGGATTACTCCCGCGCGAAGGACGAGATGTTCGTCCACACAGACATCCCGTCCGCACCGTGGTACACCGTGGAATCCGAGGACAAGAAGCGGTCGCGCATTAACGTGATCACGCACTTGCTGAGTACGATTCCCTGGGAATACGTAGAAAAGAACATCCCCAAGATCCCTGAGCGGCCGGAGTCGACCTCGAACTACGAGCGCCCACCCCGTACACAATTCCGCTACGTGCCGGATGCGGCTGCGGAATTGGAAAAGGACCGGGTGAAGGCGCGCGAAGATGCGGCAGCTGGCGTAAAGAAGGCGGAGAAGAAGGCTGACGACCATGTCAAGCCTGTAAAGGAGTCCAAGAAGAAATCGGATAAGAAGGCGAAGAAGCCCACGAAGAAATCCGCCAAGAAAGCAAGCAAGAAATCCGCTAAGAAGTCGGGCGGGAAGTAA
- a CDS encoding helix-turn-helix domain-containing protein, producing the protein MMSYTPDPAVVAAFDLIANHRYSALHAAQATGCTDRALRDYITSQGARLARGRGGGLATHKTTTQMMVMFLACAGRSDHDIAARTGVHPVTVYRWVHNSVMPVSRPSVSSTSNRDQPIVLSVDPVVVNYQPATVKVGRGMRLTAFDRVYIKFCLDQSYSIRRTARQLGRHPSVISREVTRNSIDGVYHPLIAQQRSIDAAKRPKPRKLDAHTTLRRIVIRLLEPAGLTETYRS; encoded by the coding sequence ATGATGTCCTACACTCCCGATCCTGCTGTTGTTGCTGCTTTCGACCTGATCGCGAACCACCGCTACAGCGCACTGCACGCAGCCCAAGCCACTGGCTGTACCGACCGTGCGTTGCGGGACTACATCACAAGCCAAGGTGCGCGCCTTGCGCGGGGACGTGGTGGTGGTCTTGCCACCCACAAGACAACCACCCAGATGATGGTCATGTTCTTAGCATGTGCTGGGCGAAGTGATCACGATATTGCCGCCAGAACTGGTGTCCACCCAGTTACCGTGTACCGGTGGGTACATAATTCTGTCATGCCTGTGTCCCGCCCGTCGGTATCGTCGACAAGTAACCGTGATCAACCCATTGTGTTGTCAGTAGACCCCGTGGTGGTGAATTATCAGCCAGCGACAGTCAAAGTCGGCCGGGGTATGCGCTTAACCGCGTTCGACCGGGTCTACATCAAGTTTTGCCTAGATCAGAGTTATTCCATCCGCCGCACCGCCCGACAACTCGGCAGGCATCCCAGCGTGATCAGCCGCGAGGTCACCCGCAACAGTATCGACGGGGTGTATCACCCACTGATAGCCCAGCAACGCAGCATCGATGCAGCCAAACGCCCGAAACCGCGAAAACTTGATGCTCATACCACGTTACGACGTATCGTCATTCGACTGCTTGAACCGGCAGGTCTCACCGAGACGTATCGTAGCTAG
- a CDS encoding resuscitation-promoting factor, which yields MSPKKKSSLHRINNTSSTPLRVATGGMLATLVVGGGVAVAGQKDVTVDVNGKIIEASTMSGTVEGALKSAGVDVDQRAMVSPALDESIGDSDTITVRTPRQVSLVVDGRKQTVDTTALTVGSLLDQLGRTDATELLSDARGERIPEEGMTLEVTTPKKFTLNDGGEFGKMSLPARTVGDIFKLRGTPLGKDDVVKPAANTPLKNGMHIDVTRVTKKRVTEERVVDAPVKVKEDSNLAKGEEKVVREGKAGKVRDVFTVRSENGTEVSRELIKTRTITKPQVRIVIRGTKADESKAGNEAGGNTGAAAPAVAGDSVWDQIAQCESTGNWAINTGNGFSGGLQFTPSTWAGFGGTEYAPAAHMATREQQIAVAKRVQAAQGWGAWPACTSKLGLR from the coding sequence GTGTCTCCTAAGAAGAAGTCCTCCCTGCACCGCATCAACAACACCAGCTCCACCCCGCTGCGCGTGGCCACCGGTGGCATGCTGGCAACCCTCGTTGTCGGTGGTGGCGTGGCTGTAGCTGGCCAAAAGGATGTCACTGTTGACGTCAACGGCAAGATCATCGAAGCCAGCACCATGTCCGGCACCGTCGAGGGCGCATTGAAGTCCGCAGGTGTGGACGTGGATCAGCGTGCCATGGTCAGCCCCGCCCTGGATGAATCTATTGGTGATTCGGACACGATCACCGTGCGTACCCCTCGCCAGGTCAGCCTGGTTGTTGACGGTCGCAAGCAGACTGTGGATACCACCGCCCTGACCGTCGGCAGCCTGCTGGATCAGCTGGGCCGCACCGATGCGACCGAGTTGCTGTCCGATGCTCGTGGCGAGCGCATTCCAGAAGAGGGCATGACTCTCGAGGTCACCACCCCGAAGAAGTTCACCCTCAATGACGGTGGCGAGTTCGGCAAGATGAGCCTGCCGGCCCGCACCGTTGGGGATATTTTTAAGCTGCGCGGAACCCCGCTGGGCAAGGATGATGTTGTAAAGCCAGCGGCCAACACTCCGCTCAAGAATGGCATGCACATCGACGTCACCCGTGTGACTAAGAAGCGCGTAACCGAAGAGCGTGTTGTGGACGCTCCGGTCAAGGTGAAGGAAGATTCCAACCTGGCAAAGGGCGAGGAAAAGGTTGTCCGTGAAGGTAAAGCGGGCAAGGTTCGCGATGTATTCACCGTCCGTAGCGAAAACGGTACCGAAGTTTCGCGCGAACTGATCAAGACCCGCACGATCACTAAGCCACAGGTACGCATCGTTATTCGTGGCACCAAGGCCGATGAGTCTAAGGCTGGCAACGAGGCCGGAGGGAACACCGGTGCAGCAGCGCCTGCTGTCGCAGGTGATTCCGTCTGGGACCAGATCGCGCAATGTGAGTCCACGGGCAACTGGGCCATTAACACCGGCAATGGTTTCTCCGGTGGTTTGCAGTTCACCCCGTCCACCTGGGCTGGTTTCGGTGGTACGGAGTATGCACCTGCGGCTCACATGGCAACCCGTGAGCAGCAGATCGCTGTGGCTAAGCGCGTGCAGGCTGCCCAAGGCTGGGGCGCGTGGCCGGCATGTACGTCCAAATTGGGGCTGCGATAA
- a CDS encoding 4-(cytidine 5'-diphospho)-2-C-methyl-D-erythritol kinase, with protein MPDLPPEAQAGATLPGATRADATLPGASQHGAPVTVTAEAYGKVNLLLGVGDARTDGYHELTTVFQSMDLRETVTITRVESKTGIQGLTADSVFDDHVPTDSTNLAWRAVELVREVAREHAAQGAQLRNSPDVGLRIDIRKGVPMAGGMAGGSADAAAAIVAVAEFFWPSEFVPIEELHARAVTLGADVPFCLLGGTALGTGIGEDLSPILTRGTYHWVMVTNKKGLSTPTVFKKLDEQRQLAAEGQRPDVRVGDPGQVIKALRSGSAELLAAQLGNDLQAPAVSLLPELRETLGLAHQAGALRAIVSGSGPTVAVLCHDEEHAVEVLASITGAARGVRAVLATSPASGARVVART; from the coding sequence ATGCCTGACCTACCCCCAGAGGCGCAGGCCGGTGCAACTTTGCCCGGTGCAACCCGCGCCGATGCAACTTTGCCAGGGGCGTCCCAGCACGGTGCGCCCGTGACCGTGACGGCGGAAGCCTACGGGAAGGTAAACCTCTTGTTGGGTGTGGGGGACGCGCGCACAGACGGCTACCACGAGTTGACGACTGTTTTTCAGTCCATGGACCTGCGCGAAACCGTGACCATCACGCGTGTGGAATCGAAGACTGGCATACAGGGGTTGACCGCAGACAGTGTTTTCGACGACCACGTGCCAACCGATTCGACGAACCTGGCCTGGCGGGCGGTGGAACTGGTACGCGAGGTAGCCCGTGAGCATGCGGCCCAGGGAGCGCAACTGCGTAACTCTCCTGATGTTGGCCTGCGCATTGACATTCGTAAAGGCGTGCCCATGGCTGGGGGAATGGCAGGCGGGTCTGCCGATGCTGCGGCTGCCATTGTGGCAGTGGCCGAGTTCTTCTGGCCGTCAGAATTCGTACCGATCGAGGAACTCCACGCACGCGCTGTGACATTGGGTGCCGATGTTCCGTTTTGCCTGCTAGGTGGCACTGCGTTGGGAACGGGGATTGGCGAGGATCTTTCACCGATTCTCACCCGAGGCACCTATCACTGGGTAATGGTGACCAACAAGAAAGGCCTATCCACTCCGACGGTCTTCAAGAAGCTGGACGAGCAGCGCCAGCTAGCCGCAGAAGGACAGCGTCCCGACGTGCGCGTGGGTGATCCTGGACAAGTCATCAAGGCTCTGCGGAGTGGCTCGGCGGAACTATTGGCAGCCCAGCTGGGTAACGATCTTCAAGCTCCTGCCGTGAGTTTGCTCCCTGAACTGCGGGAAACGCTGGGGTTGGCGCACCAGGCGGGGGCTCTGCGGGCGATCGTTTCTGGGTCGGGCCCCACGGTCGCCGTGCTATGCCACGACGAAGAACACGCGGTGGAGGTGCTGGCTAGTATCACTGGTGCTGCCCGTGGGGTGCGTGCGGTGCTCGCCACATCGCCGGCGAGCGGGGCTCGTGTAGTAGCGCGAACCTGA
- a CDS encoding Ltp family lipoprotein encodes MNTRRIIVTTGFAMTVLLGACSSPEPTAAPESTVVNTTMEKLPTPQSAKPNPTLGAASEHGTNTFGDSNPPQVKPAAQPEPSASTSSGAPELSFGDSSSADDNSSNREHRNALIKAESYLSTMPFSASGLRKQLEYEQFPATAIDYAMANITVDWNQQAVLKARSYDSTGLGLSDDGLVDQLIYEGFTPAQARYGVDNM; translated from the coding sequence ATGAACACCCGCCGCATCATCGTCACTACTGGATTCGCCATGACTGTGCTCCTAGGCGCCTGCAGCTCTCCGGAGCCCACTGCAGCCCCCGAGAGCACGGTCGTCAACACGACGATGGAAAAGCTTCCGACTCCCCAAAGCGCAAAACCTAATCCAACCCTAGGGGCTGCCTCCGAACACGGCACCAATACGTTCGGGGACTCAAACCCTCCGCAGGTCAAGCCAGCGGCGCAACCCGAACCATCCGCATCAACCAGTAGTGGCGCGCCCGAATTGAGTTTTGGCGATAGCTCTTCTGCCGACGACAACTCTTCCAACCGAGAGCACCGAAATGCGCTCATCAAGGCGGAAAGCTACTTGAGTACCATGCCGTTTTCAGCATCGGGTTTGCGCAAGCAACTGGAGTATGAGCAATTCCCTGCAACCGCGATCGATTACGCCATGGCGAACATCACTGTCGATTGGAACCAGCAGGCCGTGTTGAAGGCCCGCTCTTATGACAGCACTGGCCTCGGGCTGTCCGACGATGGACTTGTCGATCAACTCATCTACGAGGGATTCACTCCAGCCCAGGCACGGTACGGCGTGGACAACATGTAG
- a CDS encoding ABC-F family ATP-binding cassette domain-containing protein has translation MAAPTNLINFENVSKTYGLKTLLDQVSIGVNVGDRVGVVGLNGGGKSTLLKILSGADTPDSGRVAAMNDLRLAMVTQDVLREVLVEDSLADTTVGDAVLGSLGLEVYEWASNPKVRGVLNGLGVADLGLDTRVRGLSGGERRRTGLAAALVRDLDLLILDEPTNHLDVEGVQWLADHLLSRNTALVVVTHDRWFLDTVATTTWEVHDGAVDIYEGGYNDWTFARAERSRQADAAEQRRQNLARKELAWLRRGAPARTSKPRYRIEAAESLINDVPPVRNKVELMAFSARRQGKKVIDLENATIATPDGRVLVEHLTWRLGPGERIGLVGVNGSGKTTLLRTLAGEHPLVEGQRKEGKTVRLGWLRQELDDLDPERRLLDAVEDVATYVTIGDKELSASQMAERLGFSAKRQRTPVGDLSGGERRRLQLTRVLMAEPNVLLLDEPTNDLDIDTLQELESLLDDWPGTLVVISHDRYLIERVCDSTWALFGDGKLTNLPRGIEQYLEKRTALARAAGKNDNVLNFGVNRGAPADTASQPIPDATSSAAPRLTSQEERQLRKDMNALERKMGKLNDKLADLHKQMEAAAADASGGNIDTEKLSALDAEQRATNNELEGLELEWMELGEQLEG, from the coding sequence ATGGCTGCCCCAACGAACCTGATCAACTTTGAAAACGTCTCCAAAACCTACGGCCTGAAAACCCTGCTGGACCAGGTCAGCATCGGCGTTAACGTGGGTGACCGCGTGGGAGTGGTCGGGTTGAACGGCGGTGGAAAGTCTACGTTGCTGAAGATCCTCAGCGGGGCGGATACTCCAGATTCCGGGCGCGTGGCAGCCATGAACGATTTGCGTTTGGCGATGGTGACTCAGGATGTGCTGCGCGAGGTCTTGGTGGAGGATTCCCTCGCTGATACCACCGTTGGTGATGCTGTGTTGGGGTCCCTTGGTTTGGAGGTCTACGAGTGGGCATCCAACCCCAAGGTCCGCGGTGTTCTTAACGGTTTGGGGGTGGCAGACCTAGGGTTGGATACCCGTGTACGCGGTCTTTCAGGTGGCGAGCGCCGCCGTACGGGCCTCGCTGCCGCGCTCGTGCGCGATCTAGATCTGCTTATCCTCGATGAGCCCACTAACCACTTGGATGTCGAAGGTGTGCAATGGCTGGCCGATCACCTGCTGTCGCGCAACACGGCGTTGGTAGTGGTGACCCACGATCGTTGGTTCCTAGATACGGTTGCGACTACCACCTGGGAGGTCCACGACGGTGCGGTGGATATTTACGAGGGCGGTTACAACGACTGGACTTTCGCGCGTGCCGAGCGTTCCCGGCAAGCCGATGCAGCAGAGCAGCGTCGTCAGAACTTGGCACGTAAGGAATTGGCTTGGTTGCGCCGCGGTGCTCCGGCGCGTACCTCTAAGCCTCGCTACCGTATTGAGGCCGCGGAATCCTTAATCAACGACGTTCCACCAGTTCGTAACAAGGTGGAGCTCATGGCTTTCTCCGCCCGCCGACAGGGCAAGAAGGTCATCGACTTAGAAAACGCCACGATTGCGACCCCGGATGGCCGAGTGCTGGTGGAACACCTCACCTGGCGATTAGGCCCCGGTGAACGCATTGGTTTGGTCGGGGTCAACGGCAGTGGAAAAACCACGCTGTTGCGAACGCTGGCAGGGGAGCACCCGTTGGTCGAGGGGCAGCGCAAGGAAGGCAAGACCGTCCGGTTGGGTTGGCTGCGCCAGGAGCTGGACGACTTGGATCCAGAGCGCCGATTGCTGGATGCGGTGGAGGACGTGGCAACGTATGTCACTATTGGAGATAAGGAACTCAGCGCCTCCCAGATGGCGGAGCGGCTGGGTTTTTCAGCGAAACGCCAGCGCACCCCGGTGGGGGATCTGTCGGGTGGCGAGCGTCGCCGTTTGCAGCTGACTCGCGTGCTTATGGCCGAACCCAATGTTTTGCTGCTTGACGAGCCAACGAACGACTTGGACATTGATACCTTGCAGGAGCTCGAAAGCCTGTTGGACGACTGGCCGGGCACGTTGGTTGTGATCTCTCACGATCGGTATTTGATCGAGCGTGTCTGTGATTCCACGTGGGCATTGTTCGGCGATGGCAAGCTGACGAACCTGCCCCGCGGCATCGAACAATATCTGGAAAAACGCACCGCGCTGGCCCGAGCGGCGGGTAAGAACGACAATGTGCTGAATTTTGGCGTTAACCGTGGCGCACCTGCCGACACTGCTTCGCAGCCTATTCCCGACGCCACCTCCTCCGCGGCCCCGCGTTTGACTAGTCAGGAAGAACGTCAGCTGCGCAAAGACATGAACGCGCTTGAGCGCAAAATGGGCAAATTGAACGACAAGTTGGCGGACCTGCACAAGCAGATGGAAGCCGCTGCCGCTGATGCGTCCGGTGGCAACATTGACACTGAAAAGCTCAGCGCCCTCGATGCCGAACAACGTGCTACCAATAATGAACTCGAGGGCTTGGAGCTTGAGTGGATGGAACTGGGCGAGCAGCTGGAGGGCTAA
- the rsmA gene encoding 16S rRNA (adenine(1518)-N(6)/adenine(1519)-N(6))-dimethyltransferase RsmA: MSQPSQPIQLLGPAQVRELAAELGITPTKKLGQNFVHDPNTVRKIVAAAEVGSRDHVIEVGPGLGSLTLALLEAVESVTAVEIDSRLAQKLPATVNHYAAGALDKLGVIEMDALKVTRADFEAAGRPLPTALVANLPYNVSVPVLLHLLEEFPTIDRVLVMVQLEVADRLAAKPGSKIYGVPSVKAGYYGQVSRAATIGKNVFWPAPKIDSGLVRIDRYSNDQRPWAADSPQLHTPEEQALRKETFTLADAAFLQRRKTLRAALSGHFGSGQSAELALVAAGIDPKERGEKLSASDFVRLATLTSAREEGRDA, translated from the coding sequence GTGTCCCAACCTTCTCAACCCATCCAGCTTTTAGGACCAGCTCAAGTTCGCGAACTCGCGGCCGAGCTGGGGATCACGCCTACCAAAAAGCTGGGGCAGAATTTCGTTCACGATCCCAACACGGTGCGCAAGATCGTAGCCGCGGCTGAGGTCGGTTCCCGCGACCACGTAATTGAAGTCGGCCCAGGCTTGGGTTCCTTAACATTGGCACTGTTGGAGGCCGTGGAATCGGTCACAGCGGTGGAAATCGATTCGCGCCTCGCCCAAAAGCTACCCGCCACGGTGAACCATTACGCCGCGGGGGCGTTGGACAAGCTGGGCGTCATTGAAATGGATGCGCTGAAGGTGACCCGTGCCGATTTTGAGGCAGCAGGGCGACCCCTGCCCACCGCATTGGTGGCCAATCTGCCGTACAACGTTTCAGTACCGGTGCTTTTGCACCTGCTGGAGGAATTCCCCACCATCGACCGGGTGCTTGTGATGGTACAGCTGGAGGTTGCAGACCGCTTAGCGGCGAAGCCTGGATCGAAGATCTACGGTGTACCTAGTGTGAAAGCTGGATACTACGGCCAGGTTTCTCGTGCCGCGACCATCGGCAAGAACGTTTTTTGGCCGGCGCCAAAAATCGATTCCGGCCTGGTGCGCATCGATCGTTACAGCAACGATCAACGGCCATGGGCTGCCGATTCGCCGCAGTTGCACACGCCCGAAGAACAGGCGCTGCGCAAAGAGACCTTCACCCTGGCGGACGCGGCCTTTTTGCAGCGCAGAAAAACCCTACGAGCGGCACTGAGCGGCCATTTCGGTAGTGGCCAATCAGCAGAGCTAGCCCTCGTCGCCGCTGGGATTGACCCCAAAGAACGCGGTGAAAAGCTATCGGCCAGCGATTTCGTTCGGCTGGCTACACTGACTTCTGCACGTGAGGAGGGCCGCGATGCCTGA
- a CDS encoding putative quinol monooxygenase, whose translation MILINVRFKPLAEHVENFREVVAEFTEATRKEDGCLFFDWFRNTDNPDEYILIEGFQDDAAEAHVNSDHFKKATEMFPKVLKETPQIINTTLEGKTEWDRMAEFQVES comes from the coding sequence ATGATTCTTATTAACGTTCGATTCAAGCCACTGGCAGAGCACGTAGAAAACTTCCGTGAGGTTGTTGCGGAATTCACGGAGGCTACTCGCAAGGAAGACGGCTGCTTGTTCTTCGATTGGTTCCGGAACACGGACAACCCAGACGAGTACATCTTGATCGAGGGGTTCCAGGATGACGCGGCAGAAGCCCACGTCAATTCTGATCACTTCAAGAAGGCCACGGAAATGTTCCCGAAGGTCTTGAAGGAAACCCCTCAGATCATCAACACCACTCTGGAAGGCAAGACGGAGTGGGATCGCATGGCTGAGTTCCAGGTGGAAAGCTAA